From the Spiroplasma chrysopicola DF-1 genome, one window contains:
- the ylqF gene encoding ribosome biogenesis GTPase YlqF — protein sequence MKANIHWFPGHMAKTIRQLDEQNKLIDLVIEIVDSRIPISSRNPLVDKIFANKPKLIILNKKDLADPKITGQWINYYKQQGQTAITLNSKDLQIKKEIIAKIYEVLAPKIEKALTRGIKNPKLKVLIIGIPNVGKSTFINALIKRQSAKVGNKPGVTKGQQWLKLNDQIDLVDTPGILWPKFDDPQVALNLAFTRSIKEDILPKEEVAFGALKFFYQHYFNPLAQIYQLTYNPDLNLEDEVTLFNLMLEMQTNKFKVKSEDNIERIVNDFLNQVWNNKLGLVSFERPSEDNNE from the coding sequence ATGAAAGCAAATATCCATTGGTTTCCTGGTCATATGGCGAAAACAATTCGCCAATTAGATGAACAGAATAAGTTAATAGATTTAGTTATTGAAATTGTTGATAGTCGTATCCCAATTTCATCACGTAACCCCTTAGTTGATAAGATTTTTGCCAATAAACCAAAGTTGATTATTTTAAATAAAAAAGATCTTGCTGATCCCAAAATTACGGGACAATGAATTAACTATTATAAACAACAAGGTCAAACAGCAATTACTTTAAATAGTAAAGATTTACAAATTAAAAAAGAAATAATTGCTAAGATTTACGAAGTTTTGGCCCCAAAAATTGAAAAAGCGCTTACAAGGGGAATTAAAAACCCTAAACTAAAAGTTTTAATTATTGGAATTCCAAATGTTGGTAAGTCAACTTTTATTAATGCTTTAATTAAACGTCAGTCAGCAAAAGTTGGGAATAAGCCAGGAGTAACAAAGGGACAGCAATGATTAAAATTAAACGATCAAATTGATTTAGTTGATACCCCAGGAATTTTATGGCCAAAGTTTGATGACCCGCAAGTTGCTTTAAATCTTGCTTTTACCCGATCAATTAAAGAAGATATTTTACCAAAAGAAGAAGTTGCTTTTGGGGCATTAAAATTTTTTTACCAGCATTACTTTAACCCTTTAGCGCAGATTTATCAACTAACTTATAATCCTGACCTTAATCTTGAAGATGAAGTAACACTCTTTAATTTAATGTTGGAAATGCAAACAAATAAATTTAAAGTTAAAAGTGAGGATAATATTGAGCGGATTGTCAACGATTTTTTAAACCAAGTTTGAAATAACAAGTTAGGACTAGTTTCATTTGAAAGACCATCAGAGGATAACAATGAATAA
- a CDS encoding ribonuclease HII produces the protein MNKFEQNLLKNHKPIQYLAGTDEAGRGCLAGPLVVGAVILPLDYQNVAIRDSKKLTEKKRLELYEEIINVAISYQIVVMSVEEVEQLNPKRASIVGMERAILGLTIKPDLILTDAEKIDSKFDFIPIIDGDNLSQTIGAASILAKVYRDNLMQAYHRQFPQYHFNQNKGYGTKHHLAMLKKHGYTKIHRKTYQPIKTMVKEKLG, from the coding sequence ATGAATAAATTTGAGCAAAACCTTTTAAAGAACCATAAACCAATTCAATATTTAGCTGGAACAGATGAAGCAGGACGGGGATGTTTAGCAGGACCATTAGTAGTTGGTGCTGTTATTTTACCCCTAGACTATCAAAACGTTGCAATTAGAGATAGTAAAAAACTAACAGAAAAAAAACGACTTGAATTATACGAAGAGATTATCAACGTGGCAATTAGTTATCAAATTGTTGTAATGTCGGTCGAAGAAGTTGAACAGTTAAATCCAAAACGTGCTAGCATTGTTGGGATGGAACGGGCAATTTTAGGATTAACAATTAAACCAGATTTAATTTTAACTGATGCTGAAAAAATTGATTCTAAATTTGATTTCATTCCAATTATTGATGGTGATAATTTATCACAAACTATTGGGGCCGCTTCAATTTTAGCAAAAGTATACCGTGATAATCTAATGCAAGCATATCATCGGCAATTTCCCCAATATCATTTTAATCAAAATAAAGGTTATGGTACAAAACATCATTTGGCAATGTTAAAAAAACATGGGTATACAAAAATTCATCGCAAAACTTATCAACCAATTAAAACGATGGTAAAAGAAAAGCTAGGATAA
- a CDS encoding polysialyltransferase family glycosyltransferase: MKKLLLISGAICMVTSSFAGQIPVFQKESLETKTSRAGQGILNNVTENLSNEKINNISVYFIGRNGAFIAIQELLSALLTAQNPNKEVYFYLSPGIKDSDAIGIINWSAITAHFPNFHFGRSQTQEYITDQDLKAVKDKLQPNQKIDVYIEDFALGQIRPTQMISDLSDSWAVIDSITFPTDGVGHFVFTAKTQQYLDQLSSATKEYYSKIWQNLFAGAKITADYTSNDLIGASQYLPAITNFGQGFNKVNSWVGTDQYYLEGTTSPRAWNEIGTGLHQAWTAMTPATQNVFKAAYNLNTFDFSYTIDKRNIVYSGSLMSESTALANEVAVIVNNYNKFYQNDGLTNILYKPHPREKESNLNKLAQTVKKTVNDYSDWFHIVPQEVPIEVFPLTDTFTTDVTGKTKFGYYMFGTSTSVQSFYEAQATPQIIEFIFPTSQDITTALNWYGKDSTVLDFSKVFNQNMPIKHNKWIIILLTTLIPTIVIVASGVGGYYIYRHVKKSKTVAIKSE, translated from the coding sequence ATGAAAAAATTATTATTAATATCAGGTGCTATCTGTATGGTAACTAGTAGCTTTGCTGGACAAATCCCAGTCTTTCAGAAAGAATCGTTAGAAACAAAAACCTCTCGGGCAGGGCAGGGAATTTTAAATAATGTTACAGAAAATTTATCAAATGAAAAAATAAATAATATCTCAGTTTATTTTATTGGCCGTAATGGCGCTTTTATTGCGATTCAAGAGTTATTGTCGGCTTTATTAACAGCTCAAAATCCAAATAAGGAAGTTTATTTTTATTTAAGTCCGGGAATTAAAGATAGTGATGCAATTGGGATAATTAATTGATCGGCGATTACAGCGCACTTTCCTAATTTTCATTTTGGTCGCTCACAAACGCAAGAATATATTACTGATCAAGATTTAAAGGCGGTAAAAGATAAATTACAACCAAACCAGAAAATAGATGTTTACATTGAAGATTTTGCATTAGGACAAATTCGTCCCACACAAATGATTAGTGATTTATCAGATTCATGAGCAGTGATAGATTCTATTACCTTTCCAACTGATGGAGTTGGCCATTTTGTTTTTACTGCCAAAACTCAACAGTATCTTGATCAGTTATCTAGTGCTACAAAAGAATATTACAGTAAAATTTGACAAAATCTTTTTGCGGGGGCAAAAATAACAGCTGATTATACCAGCAATGATTTAATAGGAGCTAGTCAGTATTTGCCAGCAATTACAAATTTTGGCCAAGGTTTTAACAAAGTTAATAGTTGAGTTGGAACAGATCAATACTATTTAGAAGGAACAACATCACCACGAGCTTGAAATGAAATTGGGACAGGACTGCACCAAGCTTGAACAGCAATGACCCCAGCAACTCAGAATGTTTTTAAAGCAGCTTATAATTTAAATACCTTTGATTTTTCTTATACAATTGATAAAAGAAATATTGTTTATTCGGGTTCTTTAATGAGTGAATCAACAGCCTTAGCAAATGAAGTGGCAGTAATTGTTAATAATTATAATAAGTTTTACCAAAATGATGGATTAACAAACATTTTGTATAAACCCCATCCGCGTGAAAAAGAAAGCAATTTAAATAAGTTAGCACAAACTGTTAAAAAAACCGTTAATGATTATAGTGACTGATTTCATATTGTTCCGCAAGAAGTGCCAATTGAAGTTTTTCCATTAACAGATACTTTTACAACTGATGTAACTGGGAAAACTAAATTTGGTTATTATATGTTTGGAACATCAACATCAGTGCAATCTTTTTATGAAGCCCAAGCAACACCACAAATTATTGAATTTATTTTTCCTACAAGTCAAGATATTACAACAGCCCTTAATTGATATGGTAAAGATAGTACAGTTCTTGATTTTAGTAAGGTTTTTAATCAAAATATGCCAATTAAACATAACAAGTGAATTATTATTTTATTAACAACCCTAATCCCAACAATAGTTATTGTCGCAAGCGGAGTTGGCGGATATTATATTTATCGTCATGTTAAAAAAAGTAAAACAGTTGCAATAAAATCAGAGTAA
- a CDS encoding FAD-dependent oxidoreductase: MKKIVIIGGGAGGAGAAAKCRRLDETAQITVYEKSGFVSYSNCGLPYYFSHKIKNFDSLILNTPEALKANYNFDVFVKHEVFDLDVKTKTIKVRNLLTGTEFSDNYDVLIIAAGAPALRPNIPGLAESNNVFSLKTPDDILAVDEYFKNHGEPENVVIVGGGFIGVEIAENFKIRGVKNVTIIDAQDQLFLTVDKDIAAWGHKALLEKGITLKLQKSLASFADNGKTIILADGEKIKTDLTFLTIGVRPEVEIYRQNGIAIGQTGGIKTDKHQATNIADIYAIGDIAETFDLDGNPVRIALATPASRQAVVVANHIYQIKDEYKGSQGTNAISIFSTTIAAIGKTEKQLQEEGINYHKVVVAKQNKLGLLGGEFIWFKLLFTKEGSILGAQAVGPESTEKRITYLAIVMYAKQTIFDLVEYQVAYNPVVDNSFDVINMAGRAARLILSQTYQIAYVEDVETLQAQGWKILDVRKPTELTAMGQIPGSINIPWDQLRHRISELNPAQKYLVHCRSGARSYNATLILQAHGFKNVKNLAGGYEYWMVYQQYHKF, encoded by the coding sequence ATGAAAAAAATTGTTATTATTGGTGGAGGCGCTGGGGGTGCTGGTGCTGCCGCAAAATGTCGTCGGTTAGATGAAACAGCTCAAATTACTGTTTATGAAAAATCAGGGTTTGTGTCTTATTCAAATTGTGGCTTACCATATTATTTTTCCCATAAGATTAAAAACTTTGATAGTTTAATCTTAAATACCCCGGAAGCTTTAAAAGCAAATTATAATTTCGATGTTTTTGTTAAACATGAAGTATTTGACTTAGATGTTAAAACCAAAACAATCAAGGTGAGAAATTTATTAACAGGAACAGAATTTAGTGATAATTATGATGTTTTAATTATTGCGGCTGGGGCACCTGCTTTACGACCAAACATTCCAGGGCTAGCAGAAAGCAATAATGTTTTTTCGTTAAAAACACCTGATGATATTTTAGCGGTTGATGAATATTTTAAAAACCATGGTGAACCAGAAAATGTTGTCATTGTTGGTGGAGGTTTTATTGGGGTCGAAATTGCCGAAAATTTTAAAATTAGAGGAGTTAAAAATGTCACAATTATTGATGCTCAAGATCAATTATTTTTAACCGTTGATAAAGATATTGCGGCTTGAGGGCATAAAGCCTTATTAGAAAAAGGGATTACCTTAAAATTACAAAAAAGTTTAGCAAGTTTTGCTGATAATGGTAAAACAATTATTTTAGCAGATGGGGAGAAAATTAAAACGGATTTAACATTTTTAACAATTGGCGTTCGCCCAGAGGTAGAAATTTATCGTCAAAATGGTATTGCAATCGGTCAAACGGGAGGAATAAAAACAGATAAACACCAGGCAACTAATATTGCCGATATTTATGCAATTGGTGATATTGCTGAAACATTTGATCTTGACGGTAATCCTGTCCGAATTGCTTTAGCTACTCCGGCTTCTCGTCAAGCAGTTGTTGTTGCTAATCATATTTATCAAATTAAGGATGAATACAAGGGTAGTCAAGGAACAAATGCAATTAGTATTTTTTCAACAACAATTGCCGCAATTGGTAAAACGGAAAAACAATTGCAAGAGGAAGGAATTAACTATCACAAAGTTGTTGTTGCCAAACAAAATAAATTAGGGTTACTTGGGGGAGAGTTTATTTGATTTAAACTATTATTTACTAAAGAAGGTTCTATTTTAGGAGCACAAGCAGTTGGCCCAGAAAGCACTGAAAAACGGATTACTTATTTAGCAATTGTGATGTATGCCAAACAAACCATCTTTGATTTAGTTGAATATCAAGTCGCCTATAATCCTGTTGTTGATAATTCTTTTGATGTAATTAATATGGCTGGTCGGGCAGCACGCCTTATTTTATCACAAACTTATCAAATTGCTTATGTCGAAGATGTTGAAACTTTACAAGCACAAGGGTGAAAAATTTTAGATGTTCGTAAACCAACCGAATTAACAGCAATGGGTCAAATTCCCGGGTCAATTAATATCCCATGAGATCAATTACGTCATCGTATTAGCGAATTAAATCCAGCACAAAAATATCTTGTCCATTGTCGTTCAGGAGCACGTTCATATAATGCAACTTTAATTCTACAAGCCCATGGGTTTAAAAATGTTAAAAACCTAGCGGGAGGTTATGAATATTGAATGGTATATCAACAATATCATAAGTTTTAA
- a CDS encoding aspartate carbamoyltransferase catalytic subunit, with product MKKSLFNLDDWQEEDINVLLTSALEFKNKEKQIDYQQNKIVANLFFEPSTRTHYSFVVAAHKLGCKTLNFNESFSATKKGESLYDTIKTFEALGVDAIIIRHHQNNYYEQLATKISTPIINGGDGSGNHPTQSLLDLLTIKEHFNQFEGLSIMIVGDIKNSRVAKTNIQIMQKLGMNVYVTGIKELQIPNVQQIDFKTGLAKMDVVMILRYQFERFEDNEKYHLAYLQNYKLTLPLVATMKPTAIIMHPAPFNRGIEIDDEVVECSRSKIFAQMSNGVFIRMALINNALEGQ from the coding sequence ATGAAAAAGAGTTTATTTAATTTAGATGACTGACAAGAAGAAGATATTAATGTCTTGTTAACAAGCGCCTTAGAGTTTAAAAATAAAGAGAAACAAATTGATTATCAGCAAAATAAAATTGTCGCTAATTTATTTTTTGAACCATCAACACGAACACATTATTCATTTGTTGTTGCAGCCCACAAATTAGGGTGTAAAACATTAAATTTTAATGAAAGTTTTAGTGCCACAAAAAAAGGGGAAAGTTTGTATGATACAATAAAGACTTTTGAAGCATTAGGTGTAGATGCCATTATTATTCGCCATCATCAGAACAATTATTACGAACAATTAGCAACAAAAATATCAACCCCAATTATTAATGGTGGGGATGGTAGTGGTAATCATCCCACCCAAAGTTTATTAGACTTATTAACAATTAAAGAACATTTTAATCAGTTTGAGGGGTTAAGCATTATGATTGTTGGAGATATCAAGAACTCACGTGTTGCCAAAACAAACATTCAAATTATGCAAAAATTAGGGATGAATGTTTATGTCACAGGAATCAAAGAATTACAAATCCCTAATGTTCAACAAATTGATTTTAAAACAGGATTAGCCAAAATGGATGTCGTGATGATATTACGCTATCAATTTGAACGCTTTGAGGATAATGAAAAATACCATCTTGCTTATTTACAAAATTATAAATTAACTTTACCCCTTGTGGCAACAATGAAACCAACAGCGATAATTATGCACCCAGCCCCCTTTAATCGAGGCATTGAAATTGATGATGAAGTTGTAGAATGTTCGCGCTCGAAAATCTTTGCCCAAATGTCAAATGGTGTTTTTATTCGTATGGCTTTAATTAATAATGCTTTAGAGGGTCAGTAA
- a CDS encoding dihydroorotase, translated as MIYTFSHGQIYYQQEFINQNITIENNKIINIGPEIIGTEIKLPPSAIIVPSFIDLHAHFREPGQTTKEDFVTGSLSALYGGYQTVCLMANTIPTIDNLKLLKALLTKTVLLPINIQFFAAITKNLAGIVPAPWNELKDYVIGFSDDGNYLVNEEILLAVLEYADKEKKLVSLHVDSRQKLLKEKVILNKRSAKKFHLKGVNWRYEGEPLARDLRLINKKGLGYHLCHISTAKSVKLVRKYKKKNPKLSCEVTPHHLTLSIKDIKNNNGNYMMNPPLNLKKDQRSLIRGLNEGVIDVIATDHAPHLPVEKDSFATGVMGVIGLQLTFPVLYTKLVRPKLVDLATIIAALTVNPQKLINHDPVELEVNQKANFTIIDLALNKIVTSTLLKSKGKNTPFIGEKLVGWPIINVYNGNIHYLTEDE; from the coding sequence ATGATCTACACTTTCAGTCACGGACAGATTTATTACCAGCAAGAATTTATTAACCAAAATATTACAATTGAAAACAATAAAATTATTAATATTGGCCCTGAAATTATTGGGACCGAAATTAAATTACCTCCATCAGCAATTATTGTTCCCAGTTTTATTGATTTACATGCCCATTTCCGCGAACCAGGCCAAACAACAAAAGAAGATTTCGTGACAGGTTCCTTGAGTGCCTTATATGGGGGGTATCAAACAGTTTGTTTGATGGCTAATACAATTCCAACAATTGATAATTTAAAACTTTTAAAAGCTTTATTAACAAAAACCGTTTTATTACCAATTAATATTCAGTTTTTTGCCGCGATTACAAAGAATTTAGCGGGAATAGTACCAGCCCCTTGAAATGAATTAAAAGATTATGTAATTGGTTTTAGTGATGATGGCAATTATTTGGTGAATGAAGAAATTTTATTGGCTGTTTTAGAGTATGCAGATAAAGAGAAAAAGTTAGTATCGTTGCATGTTGATAGTCGTCAAAAACTATTAAAAGAAAAAGTTATCTTAAATAAGCGGAGCGCAAAAAAGTTTCATTTAAAGGGTGTTAATTGAAGATACGAAGGGGAACCCTTAGCAAGAGATTTACGATTGATTAATAAGAAGGGTTTGGGATATCACTTGTGTCATATCTCAACAGCAAAAAGTGTTAAATTAGTACGTAAATATAAAAAGAAAAACCCCAAATTATCTTGTGAGGTTACACCCCATCATTTAACGCTTTCAATTAAAGATATCAAAAATAATAATGGCAATTATATGATGAATCCGCCCCTTAATTTAAAAAAAGATCAGCGCAGTTTAATTAGGGGATTAAATGAAGGGGTTATTGATGTGATTGCCACTGATCATGCTCCCCATTTACCAGTTGAAAAAGATTCTTTTGCAACAGGAGTAATGGGAGTAATTGGCTTACAATTAACATTCCCAGTTTTATATACAAAATTAGTCCGCCCAAAATTAGTTGACTTAGCAACAATAATTGCTGCTTTAACAGTTAATCCCCAAAAATTAATTAATCATGATCCAGTGGAACTAGAGGTTAATCAAAAAGCTAATTTTACAATTATTGATTTAGCCCTTAATAAAATTGTCACATCAACTCTCTTAAAATCAAAAGGAAAAAATACTCCTTTTATTGGTGAAAAATTAGTTGGTTGGCCAATAATTAATGTTTATAACGGTAATATTCACTATTTAACGGAGGATGAATAA
- a CDS encoding iron-sulfur cluster-binding protein, whose protein sequence is MVKQVEEKVVLLANQQLSGDLWLATFKAPIISQLAEPGQFVLIEPAAQFFLKRPFSFFDINKTEQTVQIYYQSKGLGTWYMAQQWKIGQIVTMQGPHGQGFQIDEINDILIVAGGIGIAPMKCLIDQLEKTEKKYQVIFGGQNQAALTVAAMFSQLQKLILVTDDGSIGKQQNVIEALKEYLQQHKPKVIIGCGPSVVLNQIAKLGEQNNISTQLSYESRMGCGVGACMGCTIIKDNTSYKLCIDGPVIINKYIEQEGE, encoded by the coding sequence ATGGTAAAACAGGTTGAAGAAAAAGTAGTTTTATTAGCAAATCAACAATTAAGTGGTGACTTATGATTGGCAACTTTTAAAGCCCCAATCATAAGTCAATTAGCCGAACCGGGTCAGTTTGTTTTAATTGAACCTGCTGCACAGTTTTTCTTAAAACGCCCATTTAGTTTTTTTGATATTAATAAAACCGAACAGACAGTGCAGATTTATTATCAAAGCAAAGGTTTAGGAACATGATACATGGCCCAGCAGTGAAAAATTGGTCAAATTGTGACAATGCAAGGCCCCCATGGTCAAGGTTTTCAAATTGATGAGATAAATGATATTTTGATTGTTGCTGGGGGAATTGGGATTGCCCCAATGAAGTGTTTAATTGATCAGTTAGAAAAAACTGAGAAAAAGTATCAAGTAATTTTTGGGGGTCAAAACCAAGCAGCATTAACAGTTGCAGCAATGTTTTCTCAATTGCAAAAATTAATATTAGTAACTGATGATGGTTCAATTGGAAAGCAACAAAATGTAATTGAAGCTTTAAAAGAATATTTACAACAACACAAGCCAAAGGTGATTATTGGTTGTGGGCCTAGTGTTGTTTTAAATCAAATTGCAAAGTTGGGAGAACAAAATAATATTTCAACCCAATTATCTTATGAAAGTAGAATGGGTTGTGGGGTTGGGGCTTGTATGGGCTGTACGATTATCAAAGATAATACTAGTTATAAACTTTGTATTGATGGCCCGGTCATCATTAATAAGTACATAGAACAGGAGGGTGAATAA
- a CDS encoding dihydroorotate dehydrogenase has translation MLTVNFLGFKLNCPLTTASGTFGYGECYQDFFDVNELGILTTKGITLEPRSGNPQPRLAEVTGGIINAIGLENSGFDQFVSDIVPTFKAFKIPVMVNLNGKTIEEYQTLAAAINKIKVIAFVELNISCPNVKAGGILFGTDLELTRKVVRAVRAVLPDKKLIVKLSPAVSDIKKFALICEEEKADGISLINTIPAMQINYQTGKPTLGNIIGGLSGPCIKPIAVRMVYEVASVVKIPIIGIGGVSCYEDVLEFMMAGASVVGIGTSIFRSPEMITEIKRKLKEYCIANNLNSIEEIIGLAQPRRKDYE, from the coding sequence ATGTTAACAGTTAATTTTTTGGGATTTAAGTTAAATTGTCCCTTAACAACAGCCAGTGGAACATTTGGTTATGGGGAATGTTATCAAGATTTTTTTGATGTTAATGAATTAGGAATCTTAACAACAAAAGGGATTACTTTAGAACCTCGAAGTGGTAATCCCCAACCCCGTTTAGCCGAAGTTACGGGTGGGATTATTAATGCGATTGGATTAGAAAATTCTGGTTTTGATCAATTTGTTAGCGACATTGTTCCAACATTTAAAGCTTTTAAAATCCCGGTTATGGTTAATTTAAATGGTAAAACAATTGAAGAGTATCAAACTTTAGCGGCTGCAATTAATAAGATTAAGGTCATTGCTTTTGTTGAACTAAATATTTCTTGTCCAAATGTCAAAGCAGGGGGAATATTATTTGGAACGGATTTAGAATTAACGCGTAAAGTTGTTCGTGCTGTTCGTGCTGTTTTACCAGATAAAAAATTAATTGTAAAATTATCCCCAGCTGTTAGTGATATTAAAAAGTTTGCTTTAATTTGTGAGGAAGAAAAAGCGGATGGGATTAGTTTGATTAACACAATTCCGGCAATGCAAATTAATTACCAAACTGGAAAACCAACCCTTGGTAATATTATTGGGGGATTAAGTGGGCCATGTATTAAACCCATTGCGGTTCGGATGGTTTATGAAGTTGCTAGTGTTGTTAAAATCCCAATCATTGGGATTGGGGGAGTTAGCTGTTATGAAGATGTTTTAGAGTTTATGATGGCGGGGGCTAGTGTTGTTGGGATAGGGACAAGCATATTTCGCAGCCCAGAGATGATTACAGAAATTAAGAGGAAGTTAAAAGAATATTGCATTGCTAATAATTTAAATAGTATTGAAGAAATAATTGGTTTGGCTCAACCAAGGAGAAAAGATTATGAATAA
- the pyrF gene encoding orotidine-5'-phosphate decarboxylase has protein sequence MNKIIIACDFNSRQQLMTFLDKFPPKPLFLKLGMELIYGIGFEIINELKKAGHQIFLDLKLHDIPITIHKALIALNQYQVDFLTIHLTSGRQALEKAQEISKSTGTKLLGVTVLTSLDDEDLQEIFGCQTLTSEQLVMNLASLAVEYDFYGVICSPHEVQMIKRTYHQLKTITPGIQMRGQETDQKRTTTVKATQQLGADYLVVGRAITLADNPYQVYQEMTAQFLEKERVENE, from the coding sequence ATGAATAAAATAATTATTGCTTGTGATTTTAATAGTCGTCAACAATTAATGACTTTTTTAGATAAGTTTCCCCCAAAACCGTTGTTTTTAAAATTAGGAATGGAGTTAATTTATGGAATTGGTTTTGAAATTATTAATGAATTAAAAAAAGCAGGTCATCAAATTTTTCTGGATTTAAAATTACATGATATTCCAATCACAATTCATAAAGCGCTTATTGCTTTAAACCAATATCAAGTTGACTTTTTGACAATTCATTTAACAAGTGGGCGACAAGCTTTGGAGAAGGCCCAAGAAATTAGTAAATCAACAGGAACAAAATTATTAGGAGTAACTGTTTTAACGAGTTTGGATGATGAGGATTTACAAGAAATATTTGGTTGCCAAACTTTAACAAGTGAGCAGCTAGTAATGAATTTAGCTAGTTTAGCTGTTGAATATGATTTTTATGGAGTTATTTGTTCGCCCCATGAAGTACAAATGATTAAAAGAACATATCACCAGTTAAAAACAATAACACCGGGGATTCAAATGAGAGGACAAGAAACTGATCAAAAACGAACAACAACTGTTAAAGCAACACAGCAATTAGGGGCAGATTATTTAGTTGTTGGTCGGGCAATTACTTTAGCTGATAATCCTTATCAAGTTTATCAAGAAATGACAGCTCAG